A region from the Myripristis murdjan chromosome 23, fMyrMur1.1, whole genome shotgun sequence genome encodes:
- the nup50 gene encoding nuclear pore complex protein Nup50, giving the protein MAKRIADKELTDRNWDQEDEGEEAGTFSVASEDVLKNRAIKRAKRRNIGAESESGGAFKGFKGFSASSTASGGSTTAFSGFGNGAGFKGLTGLTNGNSISPAFGGFSSPVATSTTTPGLTFNGPTSTKPTTDITSKQTNGSTLSLTQSSGSCSSSISNKEYSRQLTALNCSVRDWITKHVNDNPLCDLNPIFRDYEQHLASIERKYGAGSTALADGGSEEKQGGILPTTSAPPSSSSSSTAAPAPASALFSFGKDKEGSAQDKSSTAPLPAGVTFNFGQKVDSSVLGSLGATTAAATPSFSLSSNASSSQSSLFGASGSTAPFSFSGTKAETAQPTEENGDEESDEPPKPEVREIKEKDAFYSKKCKLFYKKESEFKEKGVGTLHLKPTPEGKTQMIIRADTNLGNILLNIIVQASMPCSRMGKNNVMVVCVPNPPIDDKNPTNPVPLLIRVKTAEDADELHKILEEKKA; this is encoded by the exons ATGGCGAAGAGGATTGCTGATAAAGAGCTAACGGACAGGAACTGGGATCAggaggatgagggagaggag GCAGGGACCTTTTCAGTTGCAAGTGAAGATGTGTTGAAGAACCGGGCAATAAAGAGAGCCAAGCGTCGGAACATTGGAGCGGAG aGTGAGAGTGGTGGAGCCTTCAAAGGTTTTAAAGGATTCTCTGCGTCCTCAACAGCAAGTGGAGGCTCAACTACAGCATTTTCTGGTTTTGGGAATGGCGCTGGCTTTAAGGGCCTCACTGGCCTGACCAATGGAAACAGCATCAGTCCAGCCTTTGGTGGTTTCTCCTCCCCTGTGGCAACATCCACCACTACCCCCG GTTTAACATTCAATGGCCCCACCTCCACCAAACCCACTACTGACATCACAAGCAAGCAGACCAATGGCTCCACCCTGAGCCTGACTCAAAGCTCAGGCTCTTGCAGCAGCAGTATCAGCAATAAGGAGTACAGCCGACAGCTCACTGCACTCAACTGCTCGGTGCGGGACTGGATCACCAAGCATGTGAATGACAACCCTCTGTGTGACCTAAACCCCATCTTCAGGGATTATGAGCAGCACCTGGCCAGCATTGAGAGGAAGTATGGGGCCGGCTCCACTGCGCTGGCTGACGGAGGCTCAGAGGAGAAGCAGGGGGGGATCCTGCCAACCACGTCggcccccccttcctcctcctccagcagcacagcGGCTCCAGCGCCAGCCTCCGCTTTGTTCTCCTTTGGCAAGGACAAGGAAGGTTCGGCCCAGGACAAAAGCAGCACCGCTCCGCTCCCGGCTGGTGTCACGTTTAACTTTGGTCAGAAGGTGGACAGCTCAGTGCTGGGCTCCTTAGGggccaccaccgccgccgccaccccCAGCTTCTCCCTATCCTCTAATGCCTCCTCAAGCCAATCCTCTCTATTCGGAGCTTCAGGCTCTACAGCacccttctccttctctggaACAAAAGCCGAGACTGCCCAGCCCACAG AGGAGAATGGAGACGAGGAGTCAGATGAGCCGCCCAAACCTGAGGTCCGGGAGATCAAGGAGAAAGATGCCTTCTATTCAAAAAA GTGTAAACTGTTTTACAAGAAGGAGTCTGAGTTTAAGGAGAAAGGAGTGGGAACTCTGCACCTGAAACCAACGCCAGAGGGAAAAACCCAGATGATAATTCGTGCCGACACCAATTTGG GGAACATATTGCTGAACATCATAGTGCAAGCCTCCATGCCTTGCTCCAGAATGGGAAAGAACAACGTCATGGTGGTGTGTGTTCCCAACCCGCCCATCGATGATAAGAACCCCACCAACCCCGTCCCGCTCCTCATCCGAGTCAAGACTGCCGAAGACGCTGACGAGCTCCACAAAATCCTGGAAGAGAAGAAAGCTTAA